The following proteins are co-located in the Gloeocapsa sp. PCC 7428 genome:
- the psbD gene encoding photosystem II D2 protein (photosystem q(a) protein), which produces MTIAVGQATSRGWFDVVDDWLKRDRFVFIGWSGILLFPCAYMALGGWLTGTTFVTSWYTHGIASSYLEGCNFLTVAVSTPANSMGHSLLFLWGPEAQWDFTRWCQMGGLWTFVALHGAFALIGFMLRQFEIARLVGVRPYNALAFSAPIAVFVSVFLMYPLGQSGWFFAPSFGVAAIFRFLLFFQGFHNWTLNPFHMMGVAGVLGGALLCAIHGATVENTLFEDGDKANTFRAFNPTQAEETYSMVTANRFWSQIFGIAFSNKRWLHFFMLFVPVTGLWMSAVGVVGLALNLRAYDFVSQELRAAEDPEFETFYTKNILLNEGIRAWMAPQDQPHEHFQFPEEVLPRGNAL; this is translated from the coding sequence ATGACAATAGCAGTAGGACAGGCAACGAGTCGAGGATGGTTCGACGTCGTTGATGACTGGCTAAAACGAGATAGATTCGTATTCATCGGGTGGTCAGGAATATTACTATTTCCCTGCGCGTACATGGCGTTAGGGGGATGGCTAACCGGAACAACGTTTGTAACATCGTGGTACACGCACGGGATAGCGTCATCGTACTTAGAGGGATGCAACTTCTTAACGGTGGCAGTATCAACACCAGCAAACAGCATGGGACACTCATTGCTGTTCTTGTGGGGGCCAGAAGCGCAGTGGGACTTCACACGTTGGTGTCAAATGGGCGGATTATGGACATTCGTAGCATTACACGGCGCGTTTGCACTAATCGGGTTCATGCTACGGCAATTTGAGATAGCGCGGCTGGTGGGAGTACGTCCGTACAACGCATTAGCATTCAGCGCACCGATCGCAGTATTCGTCAGCGTATTCTTGATGTACCCGTTGGGACAATCAGGATGGTTTTTTGCGCCCAGCTTTGGCGTGGCAGCGATCTTCCGCTTCTTGCTATTCTTCCAAGGATTCCACAACTGGACACTCAACCCCTTCCACATGATGGGAGTGGCGGGTGTACTCGGTGGCGCGCTGTTGTGCGCGATTCACGGTGCAACAGTAGAAAACACGCTATTTGAAGACGGCGACAAAGCAAACACATTCCGCGCGTTCAACCCAACACAAGCGGAAGAAACGTACAGCATGGTGACGGCGAACCGCTTCTGGTCGCAGATTTTTGGCATTGCGTTTTCCAACAAGCGCTGGTTGCACTTTTTCATGTTGTTTGTGCCCGTGACTGGCTTGTGGATGAGTGCAGTCGGCGTTGTCGGCTTAGCGCTGAACTTGCGCGCGTATGACTTCGTGTCGCAAGAGTTACGTGCGGCAGAAGACCCCGAGTTCGAGACATTCTACACGAAAAACATTCTGCTCAACGAAGGTATTCGGGCTTGGATGGCTCCCCAAGACCAGCCTCACGAGCATTTCCAATTCCCTGAGGAGGTACTACCCCGTGGAAACGCCTTATAA